Proteins encoded within one genomic window of Natator depressus isolate rNatDep1 chromosome 1, rNatDep2.hap1, whole genome shotgun sequence:
- the MEST gene encoding mesoderm-specific transcript homolog protein isoform X2: MKEWWIQVGLLSVPLLAVYLHIPPPKLSPALHSWRASGRYFTYKTQNIFYRDSSGALGSSDIVVLLHGFPTSSYDWYKIWEGLTQRFHRVIALDFVGFGFSDKPRPHHYSIFEQANIVEGLLGHLGLRNQRINLLSHDYGDTVAQELLHRYEHNKTGCVLINSLCLSNGGIFPETHYPRFIQKILKDGGLLSPIITRLMNYCLFSRGLGAVFGPYTQPSAAEYWDMWTAIRTNDGNLVVDSILQYINQRKKHRDRWIGALTSTSVPLHLIYGPLDPINPYPEFLQLYRKVLPMSTVSVLDDHISHYPQLEDPMGFLNAYLNFINSF, encoded by the exons ATGAAAGAGTGGTGGATTCAGGTGGGGCTGCTGAGCGTACCCCTCCTTGCTGTCTACCTGCACATCCCTCCGCCTAAGCTGTCCCCAGCCCTTCACTCATGGAGGGCGTCAGGAAGGTACTTCACATACAAGACCCAGAACATCTTTTACAGAG ATTCATCAGGTGCACTCGGCAGTTCCGATATTGTGGTTCTGTTACACGGCTTCCCAACCTCCAGCTATGATTGGTACAAG ATTTGGGAAGGGCTGACCCAGCGATTTCACAGGGTGATCGCTCTGGATTTTGTAGGATTTGGTTTTAGTGACAAGCCT AGGCCCCATCACTATTCCATTTTTGAGCAGGCCAACATCGTCGAGGGGCTGCTGGGGCACCTGGGTCTCCGAAATCAGAGGATCAACCTCCTGTCTCATGACTATGGAGACACAGTTGCGCAGGAACTGCTCCACAG GTATGAACACAATAAAACTGGATGTGTCCTGATCAATAGCCTATGTTTATCCAATGGAG GTATTTTCCCAGAAACTCATTACCCCAGGTTCATTCAGAAG ATTCTCAAGGATGGTGGCCTACTGTCCCCCATCATCACCCGGCTAATGAACTACTGCCTCTTCTCAAGAGG acttggAGCAGTCTTTGGTCCGTATACGCAGCCTTCAGCTGCGGAATACTGGGACATGTGGACAGCAATCCGGACAAATGATGGAAATCTTGTTGTTGACAG TATTTTACAGTATATAAATCAAAGAAAGAAGCACAGAGACCGTTGGATTGGGGCTCTGACATCCACCTCTGTTCCAT TGCATCTAATCTATGGGCCCTTGGATCCTATAAATCCATATCCAGAGTTTCTTCAGCTCTACAG GAAGGTGCTTCCCATGTCTACAGTCTCTGTTCTGGATGACCACATTAGCCACTATCCACAGCTTGAAGATCCTATGGGCTTCCTGAATGCATATTTGAACTTCATCAACTCCTTCTGA
- the MEST gene encoding mesoderm-specific transcript homolog protein isoform X1: protein MRTPTPAGGRPASSREPAFRLEPRMKEWWIQVGLLSVPLLAVYLHIPPPKLSPALHSWRASGRYFTYKTQNIFYRDSSGALGSSDIVVLLHGFPTSSYDWYKIWEGLTQRFHRVIALDFVGFGFSDKPRPHHYSIFEQANIVEGLLGHLGLRNQRINLLSHDYGDTVAQELLHRYEHNKTGCVLINSLCLSNGGIFPETHYPRFIQKILKDGGLLSPIITRLMNYCLFSRGLGAVFGPYTQPSAAEYWDMWTAIRTNDGNLVVDSILQYINQRKKHRDRWIGALTSTSVPLHLIYGPLDPINPYPEFLQLYRKVLPMSTVSVLDDHISHYPQLEDPMGFLNAYLNFINSF, encoded by the exons GATGAAAGAGTGGTGGATTCAGGTGGGGCTGCTGAGCGTACCCCTCCTTGCTGTCTACCTGCACATCCCTCCGCCTAAGCTGTCCCCAGCCCTTCACTCATGGAGGGCGTCAGGAAGGTACTTCACATACAAGACCCAGAACATCTTTTACAGAG ATTCATCAGGTGCACTCGGCAGTTCCGATATTGTGGTTCTGTTACACGGCTTCCCAACCTCCAGCTATGATTGGTACAAG ATTTGGGAAGGGCTGACCCAGCGATTTCACAGGGTGATCGCTCTGGATTTTGTAGGATTTGGTTTTAGTGACAAGCCT AGGCCCCATCACTATTCCATTTTTGAGCAGGCCAACATCGTCGAGGGGCTGCTGGGGCACCTGGGTCTCCGAAATCAGAGGATCAACCTCCTGTCTCATGACTATGGAGACACAGTTGCGCAGGAACTGCTCCACAG GTATGAACACAATAAAACTGGATGTGTCCTGATCAATAGCCTATGTTTATCCAATGGAG GTATTTTCCCAGAAACTCATTACCCCAGGTTCATTCAGAAG ATTCTCAAGGATGGTGGCCTACTGTCCCCCATCATCACCCGGCTAATGAACTACTGCCTCTTCTCAAGAGG acttggAGCAGTCTTTGGTCCGTATACGCAGCCTTCAGCTGCGGAATACTGGGACATGTGGACAGCAATCCGGACAAATGATGGAAATCTTGTTGTTGACAG TATTTTACAGTATATAAATCAAAGAAAGAAGCACAGAGACCGTTGGATTGGGGCTCTGACATCCACCTCTGTTCCAT TGCATCTAATCTATGGGCCCTTGGATCCTATAAATCCATATCCAGAGTTTCTTCAGCTCTACAG GAAGGTGCTTCCCATGTCTACAGTCTCTGTTCTGGATGACCACATTAGCCACTATCCACAGCTTGAAGATCCTATGGGCTTCCTGAATGCATATTTGAACTTCATCAACTCCTTCTGA
- the MEST gene encoding mesoderm-specific transcript homolog protein isoform X3: MRTPTPAGGRPASSREPAFRLEPRMKEWWIQVGLLSVPLLAVYLHIPPPKLSPALHSWRASGRYFTYKTQNIFYRDSSGALGSSDIVVLLHGFPTSSYDWYKIWEGLTQRFHRVIALDFVGFGFSDKPRPHHYSIFEQANIVEGLLGHLGLRNQRINLLSHDYGDTVAQELLHRYEHNKTGCVLINSLCLSNGGIFPETHYPRFIQKILKDGGLLSPIITRLMNYCLFSRGLGAVFGPYTQPSAAEYWDMWTAIRTNDGNLVVDSILQYINQRKKHRDRWIGALTSTSVP, translated from the exons GATGAAAGAGTGGTGGATTCAGGTGGGGCTGCTGAGCGTACCCCTCCTTGCTGTCTACCTGCACATCCCTCCGCCTAAGCTGTCCCCAGCCCTTCACTCATGGAGGGCGTCAGGAAGGTACTTCACATACAAGACCCAGAACATCTTTTACAGAG ATTCATCAGGTGCACTCGGCAGTTCCGATATTGTGGTTCTGTTACACGGCTTCCCAACCTCCAGCTATGATTGGTACAAG ATTTGGGAAGGGCTGACCCAGCGATTTCACAGGGTGATCGCTCTGGATTTTGTAGGATTTGGTTTTAGTGACAAGCCT AGGCCCCATCACTATTCCATTTTTGAGCAGGCCAACATCGTCGAGGGGCTGCTGGGGCACCTGGGTCTCCGAAATCAGAGGATCAACCTCCTGTCTCATGACTATGGAGACACAGTTGCGCAGGAACTGCTCCACAG GTATGAACACAATAAAACTGGATGTGTCCTGATCAATAGCCTATGTTTATCCAATGGAG GTATTTTCCCAGAAACTCATTACCCCAGGTTCATTCAGAAG ATTCTCAAGGATGGTGGCCTACTGTCCCCCATCATCACCCGGCTAATGAACTACTGCCTCTTCTCAAGAGG acttggAGCAGTCTTTGGTCCGTATACGCAGCCTTCAGCTGCGGAATACTGGGACATGTGGACAGCAATCCGGACAAATGATGGAAATCTTGTTGTTGACAG TATTTTACAGTATATAAATCAAAGAAAGAAGCACAGAGACCGTTGGATTGGGGCTCTGACATCCACCTCTGTTCCAT GA